A window of the Budorcas taxicolor isolate Tak-1 chromosome 10, Takin1.1, whole genome shotgun sequence genome harbors these coding sequences:
- the LOC128053843 gene encoding cytochrome c-like — protein sequence MGDVEKGKKIFVQKCAQCHTVEKGGKHKTGPNLHGLFGRKTGQAAGFSYTDANKNKGITWGEETLMEYLENPKNYIPGTKMIFAGIKKKGEREDLIAYLKKATNE from the coding sequence ATGGGTGATGTTGAAAAGGGCAAGAAGATTTTTGTTCAGAAGTGTGCCCAGTGCCATACTGTGGAAAAGGGAGGGAAGCACAAGACTGGGCCAAACCTCCATGGTCTGTTTGGACGAAAGACAGGTCAGGCTGCTGGATTCTCTTACACAGATGCCAACAAAAACAAAGGTATCACCTGGGGAGAGGAGACGCTGATGGagtacttggagaatcccaagaactaCATCCCTGGAACCAAGATGATCTTTGCTGGCATtaagaagaagggagagagggaggactTGATAGCTTATCTCAAAAAAGCTACCAATGAGTAA